The Deinococcus sp. KSM4-11 sequence AGAAACATTCGACATTTCTGAAGTCGGTGGAACCACCCTCTTCAGAATGTTGAACCGCACCAAAAAGTGAGTGAGTAATCACACACTATCCGCCCGCCTGTCCATTCCCTCGTCTGACCTCAGGAGATCTGCCATGACTATTGCCCCCTCGACCGCTCCGCTCACCCTCACCACGTCCATCACCGAAATCATCCTGCCAGGACTGGTGGAACCATCCGGTCTTCAGGTACACCGGCGCCCCCTGGAGGCCCCACGCGCCGGACAGACGCTGATCCGGATCGAGGCAACCGGAGTCTCCTTTGCCGAGCAGGGCATGCGGCGGGGCCGCTATCCGGGGCAGCCGAGGTTTCCCTTCGTGCCTGGCTATGACCTCGTCGGCACCGTGCAGGACGTCGGGCGCGGCGTCAATCCAGCGCTGATCGGGACACGGGTCGCCGCCGCCACGAAAACCGGTGGATGGGCCACCCATGCCCTCGTTCCAGCCGTGGATCTGGTGCCTGTTCCAGCGGCCCTCGACCCGGCAGAGGTCGAGACGGTCATCGTCAACGGCATCACCGCGTGGCAGATGCTGCACCGCAACGCCCGCGCACGGGCCGACCAGACGATCCTGGTGCACGGAGCGAACGGCGGCGTGGGCAACGTGCTGGTACAACTGGCCCGCCATGCCGGCATCCGCGTGATCGGCACGGCCGCGCCCCGGCATCATGCCGCCCTGCGTGCCCTGGGGGTGGAACCCCTCGACTACGCCGCCCCGGATCTGGCAGCGCAGATCCGCACGCTCGCGCCGGACGGGGTCGACGCGGCCTTCGATCACCTGGGGCTGGCCAGTGCCCGGCGGTCGTTCGGGCTGCTCGCCCGCAGCGGCACCCTGGTCGCCTACGGCATGGCGGCCGACCTGAATGAACGCGGGTCACTGCTGTCGATGTTCGGGAAGATGGTCGGTCAGATCATCGTCTGGAACGCCCTCCCGGTCCGCCGCCGGGCGTCGTTCTACGATTTCTGGGGTGGCAAGACCCTTACGCCCCGCGCATTTCGCCGCAAGCAGCACGAGGATCTCACGCAGGTGCTGTCGCTCCTGGCGGAGGGAGCCATCACGCCACACATCGCCGCGCGGTTTCCCCTTCAGAACGTTGCACAGGCCATGGAGCTTGCGGAATCCCGCACGGTACTCGGGAAGGTGGTGCTGCTGCCCTGAGCCCGTCGGCACCGAGACTCACCGGGCAGACGATGGCGGTTCAGCTGACCTGCCCGCAGGTCGTGACTGACCGGGCGTACCCGCCACCGGACGACACCTGCGCTCAGCGTGGGTCGATGCTGGTGCCGAACTGCTCATTCATGAACGCGGCCAGGGCCCGCGCGAAGCGGTCGTGCGCAAAGCTGCTGGGATGCACTCCATCCAGACTGAACGTCCGGCCGAAGGGTGAGGCGGTCGTGGGAATCAGCGGTCGGCCCGGCAACGAGTCCAGAACGGGATTCACGTCGAACACCACCGCGCCGTGGGACGCAGCGATGGCCCGGATGGCGGCGTTGTAGTGCTCCACGATCGCCTGCGCCTGCACGTACTCGTCTCTGGTCAGCGCCTCGGGCGACGTGCAGGACAACGGCTTGTCCTGGCTGGCGGTCGCAATGGTACTGGTACCGAAATAAGTGTCCTGGCCGTCGCAGGAACGGTCCACCAGTCCGGTCACTCTCAGCAGCCGCACCGGCACCAGGGCGGGCACCCGCGTGACATCCGGCACGGTCATCAACACCAGGTGGTGCGCGCCCGCCGCCTTCAGACGGTCGACCACCGTGGTGTAGTCCGCCTGGAAGTCGGCCACCGGCGTGGCCTTGCTCAGGTCGCCGCGCAGGGTGGGCAGCAGAACATCATTGCTGCCGATCCAGACGGTGACGAACACCGGCTTCCGGGCAATGGCCGCCTCGAGTTGCGTGGTGCCAGAGCCCAGGATGGCGCGGTACAGGCGGGCGTCGTACAGCTGCGGATCCGGGTTGACCACCTGCGTATCCGTGGTGGCCAGGACGTCGTGGACTTTCGCGCCGGGCACAGCGACGACCGGGGAAATGATGTCCGGGTGGCTGCGCTCGCAGTTCGGCTGGCCCATCACACCGACGGGCGGCGGGCACCCTGGGTCGCCGATCTCCGGCATGGGCACGTCCAGTCCGGCACGCTGACCGAGCAGATGGGGATACGACGCCCGCTGCGACGCCGGAGTGAGGCTGGCGGACTGGTACCCCGCCGTGATGCTGTCGCCGAGCGCCACGTAGCCCGTAAATAACGTGGCATCCGGACGGGGAACGAACTGCGGCGCACACGAGGCGAGGATCAAGGTCAGCAGAAGCAACGTACGTTTCATGACGCTCCTCGACCGCACAATGGGGCGGTACCCGGCTTGCGTGACCGGGAAGTCAACACGATAAGGTCACCCTGAACCGTCAACCGTACGTCTGCCCATAGACGCAGTGGCGCGCGTGCCGGGTCGATGGGTGGCTCAGGAACAGGCACGTGAGCACACCGCAACGATTCCGGCGACGCGGTGGGTCAGGAGACCCTACCCCTGTAAGAACCTGCGTCTTCAGCGAGC is a genomic window containing:
- a CDS encoding GDSL-type esterase/lipase family protein → MKRTLLLLTLILASCAPQFVPRPDATLFTGYVALGDSITAGYQSASLTPASQRASYPHLLGQRAGLDVPMPEIGDPGCPPPVGVMGQPNCERSHPDIISPVVAVPGAKVHDVLATTDTQVVNPDPQLYDARLYRAILGSGTTQLEAAIARKPVFVTVWIGSNDVLLPTLRGDLSKATPVADFQADYTTVVDRLKAAGAHHLVLMTVPDVTRVPALVPVRLLRVTGLVDRSCDGQDTYFGTSTIATASQDKPLSCTSPEALTRDEYVQAQAIVEHYNAAIRAIAASHGAVVFDVNPVLDSLPGRPLIPTTASPFGRTFSLDGVHPSSFAHDRFARALAAFMNEQFGTSIDPR
- a CDS encoding medium chain dehydrogenase/reductase family protein produces the protein MTIAPSTAPLTLTTSITEIILPGLVEPSGLQVHRRPLEAPRAGQTLIRIEATGVSFAEQGMRRGRYPGQPRFPFVPGYDLVGTVQDVGRGVNPALIGTRVAAATKTGGWATHALVPAVDLVPVPAALDPAEVETVIVNGITAWQMLHRNARARADQTILVHGANGGVGNVLVQLARHAGIRVIGTAAPRHHAALRALGVEPLDYAAPDLAAQIRTLAPDGVDAAFDHLGLASARRSFGLLARSGTLVAYGMAADLNERGSLLSMFGKMVGQIIVWNALPVRRRASFYDFWGGKTLTPRAFRRKQHEDLTQVLSLLAEGAITPHIAARFPLQNVAQAMELAESRTVLGKVVLLP